GTGACCCAGGCTTTGTGCTTCAGCTGTGATTATTAGCTGGTTTATCTGTGTTTGGCCGTTTGAGCTTCATCGAGAATGTGACCTTTATTGCTCATATGGAAGACAGCCGTCAGACTATTTTAGCTGATATGAGTACGCTGCCCGGATACACAGGGGCCAGAATATCAGGCTGCTGGGCACTCCGTACAGATTGGGGGTAAGTTATTAAATGCActgttttttgtatttaaaaggtTAATTAAATGCCGTTTTATCCACCCGTTTGAGTATAATCTGAACAGAGTGACATATGCCTTTTGACAGATGTCTTTTGGCTGTTATCATAGTATTAGCAGCACCTTTCTCCTTTGCTCTGTGTTGAGCTGTTTTGACTGTGCTGTGACTGCTGGCCTGATTTAGTCACTCACTCATGTTGATACAAAGAGTGAGAAACAGGTTATGTGTGACACTGACGTGATGCAGGGGAAAAGATCTCTTGGCTGCTGTTTTGAaccttttaaattatttcagttggattttaatgtttgaaagcTTGTTCGTTTCAGTTTTAGGTTGAGTCAATTGATCATGTACAAGAAAATGCTTACGCCCACCACtgctattttagtaatatttgcTGTATACACTGTTATAGTGTTTctacatttgtattaatttttaaagttttagtaatttgctTTGTCATTTATGTGCTTGTCATTTAtattggtttttgtttttatatttgcgacatttcaaatttttttaaattccattttatttcagccttatttcagttaataacaaagattggtaacactttacttaaagcctttatgtattataaatgtcgttttaatgaatttgaatatgccttgtaatgcacctcATTATGCGTTGTACAatgtcatgaataattgtaaccacagttaatacattataacacttatAAATTTGCTGTTactatatgcattttaaatttggttataattattCTCGACAAGATATAATATTTAACAACgcatattatgaataattataatccaTTATACCCTTTAATGacactttataatgcattatacataaaggcttcaaGTAAAGTGTCACCAAAAGATTTTGAAtcgttttagttttactttttgttAAGCATATCAATTACACCTGCTGCTCACTGCCAGTTAATTTTGGAAGGCATTTACAATTGCTTTTGGCATTTATATCCTATAAACATCAAAcaagttataaaatatatattcataattataataaactaaacaaaaagaacACTTTGCACTTTGGATTTTGATAAAAGCAACATATTTAATTCTGTGGTACATGCTTTATtgctgatttttgtttgttttagtaagtATTTGTGTTCTTGTGGCTCAGTGgaagagcattgtgttagcagcgcaaaaggacatgggttcaattcccaggaaaaatacatactggtaaaaaatgtatagcctgaatgcactgtaagtcgctttggataaaaacatctgctaaatgcatacctgaatatatttgttttacatgAAACTTTATGAAAAAAAGTTAAGTGTGTTATTACGTAGCATTAGTGGCaccaaaaagaaaagcaaaaataacTGTAGTCAGAAAGGTTTCCCAAACACTCCACTGGTACTTGATTGGTTGGACATACAGATTGCCCCACCCCAAATGCATCTCATTGGTGGAGCTGCTGTTACTATGTTGTGTGGGTCAGACAGAGAACAGTGTTCACACATTTTGGGAAAATCAACCTACACGTGTCTTGGTAACATATTATAATAAGTTACCATAAGTTAATGTTAACTAACTGCATCAATTAACAATGAGTAATACATTTAGCTCAggtgcattaaataatattaacaggtacaacatttgatttgaattatGTATTAAACAATTATTGAAATTAAGATGAACCAAGATTAGTAAAAACTAAACTAGGATTAAAACAGTTCTCTTTTTTTGTTCCAGTGGAAGTGGTGAAGACTCTCTGGACAGACTCCTCCCTGCGGTCAGCACCTCTCGCAGGAAAAGCAGCACTCTGGGTAAAACCGAACATCCACTGCTCCGCACCGGCACACGTACCATCTACACAGCCGGCAGACCGCCATGGTACAACGAACATGGAGCACAGTTTAAAGAGGCCTTTGTTATTGGTACGAGTTGCTGGAGACATACTGAATTCATGCTGAACAGAAAAATACCATTCCAATAAGACTTTCAAAACTGGCTCAGTTTaggttttattgtagatttgagtTTAAATACTAAACCTGAATGTCTGAATGAAGTAAGCATGTTAATACAGGTCTGTGCGGTGGCAGTGCCTCTGGAAAAACTTCTGTAGCCAATAAAATCATTGAAGCTTTGGATGTTCCTTGGGTGGTTTTGCTATCTATGGACTCATTCTATAAGGTGAGATGTTTGTGAGTGTTTGTATCGAGTGTGAGATCTGAATGAGGGATTGTTCCACCATGTGAAGTTAGCCTGTTAAGTCAAGTTTTTTGAAAATCTTTGCAATCCTTCTCCTTCTATCTTCATCTCTGTTGATGTTTGTACCAACACGTAACCACACAATTGTATGTAGCTCTGAACATGTTTTTGCAAATcctaatatattaaaacagccCCAGATGCTATGGTGTATGTGATCCCTTGCATTGCTGTTAAAGCACATATGGTGGTAGGGCAGGATTGTGATCTTTCCAGTGTCTGTGTCGCCCCACCAGTGATCAAACATGCAACCTTTATGTTACCCATCTGCAGGTTCTGTCTCCAGAGGAACAAGCTCTGGCTGCCCGTAACGACTACAACTTTGACCATCCTGGAGCTTTCGACTTTGAGCTGCTTGTGACCACGCTGCAGAAACTCAAACAGGGAAAAAGTGTAAAAATCCCAGTCTATGACTTCACTACACATGGACGCCAGAAAGACTGGGTGAGACAGATGTTTCACAGATTTTCCagaagtataataaaaatatataccacAGATACAGTCATCATTTATCATAGTGAAGATGGCTTGGAAAAGATTTTAGTTGGTTTGATGGTCTTTGCTCTTTCAGAAAAATGTTTATGGTGCCAGCGTCATTATCTTTGAAGGCATCTTGTCCTTTGCAGACAAAGAGCTCTTGCAGGTATGATAAAATGTTTCGATTTCTGAATGTTTAGTAAATACACAGATAAAAATTCAAAGCAAAGAAAGCGATAAAAATATTTTGGTGATGAAGTAAGGGAAATGTTGAAGGACCATTATCACAAATCCATCTTAATAACAttgcattaaatacaaatttgtcttttgtgatttttaaacCATATCGTATAGAATAGGATGTATATGCTAATATGTTCCGAGAAGTTGACAAATCAGTGCATTTAAAATTGACAGTTTTTCTATTTAGTGCATATTGATTACTAAAGTAATTACTAATATTGATTACTTAATTTTTGATCTTGATTTGAGTTCAAAAATACCTCTGTCACTATATCCTACAACTGAAAGCataatatttcttcttctttttttgcagcTGATGGACATGAAGATTTTTGTAGATACAGATTCAGATATCCGGCTGGTACGGCGGCTGAGGAGGGACATCACAGAGAGAGGGCGGGACATTGAGGGGGTCATTAAACAATATAACAAATTTGTAAAACCAGCCTTCGAGCAGTACATCGAACCCACCATGAGACTTGCAGACATCGTAGTGCCACGTGGTGAGTTCAACACGCATGCATTGGTGCAGTTCATAATTGCAGTTTGCAGAtgtttccattatttatttctctccTTCACACACAGGTGGAGGTAACATGGTGGCTATTGACCTGATCGTTCAGCATGTTCACAGCCAGCTAGAAGAGGTGAGTGAAAAAGGACATTATGATAGTGTCCTGTGAACTGATCTTATCCATTCTTTCAGACCAGGAGAAGCTATTCGCTTATTTTTGTGCTCACGTTAGTAGACTGCCCTAgacaaaacaggtaaaaaaaataaaataaaaataaaaactatttgtaaCAGCTTCGGTCATCATGTAAACctgagatgttttatttttttctcccaatATTATCTTAAAAATCTAAGTGAAATGTGgtgtcagggttgccaggtcaCAAAAACAAACTAGCTCATTGACCAATCAAAAATAGCCCAGTAACTCTTTTCCAAATCTCAGAACTCAAAATATGCCACTCCCAtacctaaaataaatattttacagtcactgttatgTGTTATACACAATTTCAACTTAAAAATCACTGTATAGTATAATCGCAAACTGTTTGTTTCATAAAGGAGCTAAACATTCATTGCCTACCAAATCTCATTTAGCACTTTATAAATGGTAGAATACACAATAggtaaaatattacaaaacaagTAATCCAGTCAAATACAATTTATATCTTCTTCTTCAGCTTCAGCTTTCTTCACATttccacacaaaacaaacagaaacggCGCCCTCTGCCGGTGAATCTAGGAAAAATGAGGGAAACGATTGTCTTAGTGGTTCTTAGACGAGACGGATGACTTCTCTCACACTTTCAGCctcattctttctctttcataGTTTTTCACTGCTCTTTCATCTCTGTTCTATTGCATGCATTCTCTCGCCAGCGTGAGATTAGTGTCAGGTACAGAagttttcctctttctcacacacacccacatatataaacataaatttgcggtctgtaaaaaaaaaatcaatttgttaGATATAGAGAGATTCTCTGGAGTAAAACACTTGACATCTAGCCCTCAACcagctatatttatatatatatatatatatatatatatatatatatatatatatagattcttTAGTATTAGTGTTAGAAATGTCATGGACTGGTGTACAAGTGGCTTTCATTTGtatttgaatcatttttttctctttgatGGTGCAGATTTGCTTTATGTCTCTGCTCTTCcatatgcacacatacacacacacacacacacacacagggcactCCTGGCCACGGCCCATCAGTCCCAGCCGCTTCCTCAGACTCTCAGTGTATTGGAAAGCACACCACAGGTTCGCGGTCTGCACACCATCATCAGGTGAGCATCATATGAATCAGTTCTCTGAAACACATCAAGAGTCctacttttaaatgttaatgctCATTGTTGAAGTGTGTTTTGGAATCCATTCATCTGTTCCGGCTGCTGTTCAGAATTCCTCACATGTGTGAATCAGGCTAATGACTCACTGGCCTGCTTTACCCTATTCTCTGCGTCTTTTATGTACTCCTCCTcaatttttctgtttgtttttaggaACAAAGACACCAGCCGTGATGAGTTCATCTTCTACTCAAAGAGACTGATGCGGTTGCTTATTGAATATGCGCTGTCTTTCTTGCCCTCCAAggtgtgtgggtgtttttttttttgtgtgtgtgtatgtgtgtgtatgtttgccaAAGTTTGAAATTATTGTGCGATTAAACctgaatttgatatttaaattataaCTAAGGCTTGAATAAAATTTTAATGGAATGAATTACGTGAGCTGTCGGTTACTAATCAAATTAATtgctaataaaataatttggGTTTAGTATGTATGCCagttaattaatcaaatgagTAGCAATTAGTCACacatgtattaataaaatatagtttgaattcattacattaaatgacaattaattaatacaattaatttctaataatcacatatcaataaaaatgtgaattgaaTTATGCCTGTTGATTAATCAAACGATTAGCAACAATTACACACACCACAGTATGCAACTACACATTTTTCATTAATCAAACTAATTGCAATGAATAACACTTACATGTATATGATTACaacattttattgaattaattacaGTAAATGTCAGCTAATTAATCAGCATACAAGTCAGCTGGCACATTTAATCGCCTTATCTTTCATTAGTTATAATTAGTCATACTAAATTTGCCTGTTACTTTGaaagtactttttaaaataattattacaaataaatagttCATGGTGAAGTATTAATGTAAATATGACTGCCttgatataaatattttgatgACCTTTTGTCATCCCTTTTAAGGAATACAGAGTGAAATGTTGTCTTCTCAGCTCTACTGTACATAAATATCCATCCTTTCACAGGCCTGTTTCATCCAGACACCACAAGGCCAAGAGTATGAGGGTCGCAGATTTAGTGGGAAAGGGGTACATTTGTGTGTCCGTTCATTTTCagtatttaaacattaatttccaCAAATATTTGATTGAAATCATATTGGTTTAGAAGCAGCGCCTGTCCTTCTGTCACCTAGATCACAGGTGTGTCTGTTCTCCGGGCCGGGGAGACCATGGAACCTGCTCTGAGAGCCGTGTGCAAAGACGTCCGTATCGGCAAGATTCTGATCCAGACTAATCTAGATTCAGGAGAACCAGAGGTAACACAGGCCTCTAATCAATACACACAATATCAGTAACAGATTGAAGATGCAATGAAGCCTTCTTGCTTGTCTTAGCTACTGCAAGAACGATCTTACTAATAAATCCCAGTTTGTCTTATTCTAACAACTttctagataaaaaaatatatatgtatctgTTAATTTCTCAGCTCTTCAAAAACCGTATATATGTCCGTTTTGCCTGATGGTCCCTGTCTCCGTGGTAACGGAGATCTCCTGACTCCTCAGTTTCGTTCTTTTTGGTGGCTGTGGTTACCGCTTTCTCACTTAGTTTCCGTGGTAACTAAGACCCCCACCCCCTCCATTTAGCTGCACTACCTGCGACTGCCCAGAGACATCAGTGAGGACCATGTGATACTGATGGACAGCACCGTTTCCACAGGAGCGGCGGCCATGATGGCAGTGAGGGTGTTGCTGGTATGTGGCCATCGACCTCATTCATTACACAATGTACTGATGAACAGTACAAACCCTGATTGGCTGTACAGTCCACACAGTTTTGAACAAAGTGTATTTGACTGTCTTCTCTAGCAATAAAGTAAAAAGGTGCCGCAGTTCCTTGTGAAAATgttgaatgtgagtgtgtgtgtgtatatacaggaCCATGATGTCCAGGAAGACAAGGTTTTGTTGGTGTCTCTGCTGATGGCGGAGCTGGGTGTTCACTCAGTGGCTTACGCCTTCCCTCGTGTCAAAATCATCACCACTGCTGTGGACAAGAGTCTAGATGACctccttcatgtcattccaggcATAGGTGAGTTTACCTGATATATATTCGAAAATTTGTGgccagtaagttttttttattttttaaataaaaattaaatacttttattcagcaaggatgtaaaaatggaaataaatacattaacaattgattgttcattttcaaataaatcctgtccttttgaactgtttttcaaatggtaataagaagaaatgtttattgagcagcagaTTAGATTCATTTTTTAAGGATCACATTACAttgaagaaaattcagctttattatAACTGagataacttacattttaaaatattaaattgaaaccatttcaaattgtaataatgttccacactatttttgttcaaaaaaaaaaaaaaaattgtcattaattattcacactcatatcattccaaatccGTAAGACCTTCATTAATCTtcgtaacacaaattaagatatttttgatgaaatcagtcagctttctgaccctccgtaGACAGCAACGCAAATACGTACATACTTCGTggtattctccaaaatggtgctgtGGAGACACGAAGGAgaagactttttttaaataaagttattttagtttttgcacACAAAGTAttttcgtagcttcataaaattgttGAACCATGAAatttcacatggactattttgttGATGTTCTTGGCACATTTCTGAACCTTAATCGTGGTAGGTCCCTTGCGGTCtacggagggtcagaaagctctcggatttcatcagaaatatcttaatttgtgttccgaagatgaacgaatgtCTTACAGGAACATGAGGAacatggaacgacatgagggtgagttattaatgacagcattttcaattttgagtgaactatccctttaatttcaatatttagtaatacattattaaaagttatatcttttcatatttaatggACTAATATATTTCATGAGCTAATATAAACTAACAATTAAAAGTTGTAttttgttaactaatgttaaccaagattaataaaaatattgtaatcaAATATATTGCTCATTGTTGGTTAATGTTAGCAAATGcataaactaatgttaactaataggAATTTATTGTCAAATAccaaaacatcttactgaccccaaatctttaaatggtagtgtatataaatataagaaaGAAACAAACCCTACACTATGTCCTGAAATCTTGTGGGTGTGTTTTTGCTATCATTAAAGGAGACTTTGGTGACCGTTACTTTGGGACAGATGGGATTTCATCATGGAGTGACAAAGAGCAGCAAGAGGCACATAGCTGCTCACCGGAGGTTTGACCCGCTGTTCAAGCAATTCAGGCAGCTGTGCATAGCGAGGATCAACACTTACCGTAATTTCATAAAACCAGCCAGGAACAAAAATAGATTTGCTAGCACACTCATGAGGTGCAGTATTTGTCGCACTTCATTTTATGACCGTATGTTCATGATAGGATCTAAAAAAGATCTAAAAATTGTTTTAgcagttaataatttaatttacatttgatattttattctGGAGTATTGTTTGTTCCTTAAACACTGTCACAATAGTTCAAAACGTTCAAATtagacatatttatatattttctaaatattcgtttttacatttgtataaatATACAAAAGACTGGACCCATATGGCCGTTTATCGGTTTTACACATTCAGCTTAAATTATGTTTATGTCCCTCAATTCAACATCGGTTCTACAATTTTATGAGAAATTTCTGTTTGATCATTCTTGAGGCAGCTATCTCCAAGAGAGCAGGTTGGAAGAGTTTTTCCCCCACATGTACTGCTGCAGCACTAACACCAGGGGGCAGTACATCACTCCTGTCTCATCGTGATCTTGCAGGTTCAGTAAGGACATTTCAAAACCAACTATGGAACTCAAAAGCATTTGGGGAAAATGTATTGTTCACTCAGGAGTTTAGAGACAATTGAGCTAAAATGTTTCTACAATCTTAATAAAACATTAGAAGAAGACCTTGACCTAGCCATGACCTTAGTAGCTCAACAGAATAGTGACTAGAGTAAACTCAAGGTGTTTTTGTTGAGAAACCCTGAGAGGAAACAATTGCACATATACTAGCTACCTTTGGGTGAAGGTGAAGGGTTCTTCACTAAGAGGTACTGAAAACATTTCTATTGCAATGGAATAATGAATGACCAAGTAGAAGTGTTACACGGAAAAAGCCATAGAAGGTTAGAAAAGATAGATGTGACATCTGTTTCAAAAAATGGAGGAAACTTGGCATAAACAAGTCCTTTTAAAGATCAAATTGTTTTACCAAATTAGGCAACTATATGAAGTAGTTCCAGGTCTGTTGACTGCATAACAGTTCAGTATCACTCCGCTAcactatttcagttattttgttttgtggtgCGTCGTGGTACTCTCCTGAATGTGTGACTGAGACTGACATGTAAGAGAAGAAATTGGTTTTTATTTTCGTGTTTTAATTCATGGTTGAAGGACTGATGTTACGTGGAATAATTTATCAATGTCCTTCTGGGACTTCAgctgcgttgctgtctatgcagggtaagAAACAATTTCAACCAATAGGATAAAAAAGACAATCAATtaacatgttttccattattacattttattacctaTAGAAACAAGCTTCTTTTCTAACACTCGCTTCCATCAGTGTCAATGGTAATTATTGAATATGTATGATAATTTTGACCTCTGTGCGGAGATGGAGTTTGGACCTTCCCACTAAGGTATGCCTAGTTATTTATCTGTTGTGGTAATTTGCTGTTTGTGTCCAAATGTTGGTAGATAGCTGTATTCTGTATGTTTGACACATGTACGATCATTTTCTTACAAATATGATATGTTTTTATCGGGAAATAATTTGTCGACgtgatattaaattattaaaaacaagtcAGGTTTTTGTccctaaagggttagttcacccaaaaatgaaaattagctcatttttttattcaccctcaagccatcctaggtgtatatgacttcatTATTTAAGACAAATCCAATTGAAAACTGTTGTTTcccttccaagctttataatggcagtgaatgggtgattTTTGTCAATGGTTTAAAAGAAgccaaataaagtgcatccatctatAATAGAATGTGCCTCATACGGCTTTGaggggtgaataaaggcttcctgtagtgaatcgatgcgtCGATAAATTAGTCCACATAACATCAGTGATTCAActataaattaaaacacaaaaataacaacaatttcATAGTGTGAATACTTTTTTTCACGGACTGTACAAGGCTGACATTGCAGACTAGTGAGACTGGGTTGCACTCTCTCTAGGTTGCTACAACATGCAGACACTTTCTCCAATGTTGCTGGAGCTCTGAAACATGGGTGACATCTTGACTTAGCAGAGCTCTCCATACATTCTGGATTCGCCTAGACAACAAACTGGTCTGCGACTGCAGCCTCAAGGTTAACCTGTTACTATGGAAACAAGTCAGCCAATAAAAAAACAGCAGACGGTTGCTATGTTGACTGCACCCTTTTTGTTTTAAGGatgacctattttttttttcccagagcaAGTCAGATGCATGCTTGTGACAccttcacacataaacacacacagggaCAGAGTAAGAGCGGTAGGACAGCAGGTTACACTTTTACAAACACAAGTTCGTGTGTTCTGGTAGAG
The genomic region above belongs to Carassius auratus strain Wakin unplaced genomic scaffold, ASM336829v1 scaf_tig00039765, whole genome shotgun sequence and contains:
- the LOC113084140 gene encoding uridine-cytidine kinase-like 1 — its product is MEHRACPNYISHNAFLDVLTADCRVPLHGESDLSGELFVRWECRRKNSSRSNSGSGEDSLDRLLPAVSTSRRKSSTLGKTEHPLLRTGTRTIYTAGRPPWYNEHGAQFKEAFVIGLCGGSASGKTSVANKIIEALDVPWVVLLSMDSFYKVLSPEEQALAARNDYNFDHPGAFDFELLVTTLQKLKQGKSVKIPVYDFTTHGRQKDWKNVYGASVIIFEGILSFADKELLQLMDMKIFVDTDSDIRLVRRLRRDITERGRDIEGVIKQYNKFVKPAFEQYIEPTMRLADIVVPRGGGNMVAIDLIVQHVHSQLEEREISVRALLATAHQSQPLPQTLSVLESTPQVRGLHTIIRNKDTSRDEFIFYSKRLMRLLIEYALSFLPSKACFIQTPQGQEYEGRRFSGKGITGVSVLRAGETMEPALRAVCKDVRIGKILIQTNLDSGEPELHYLRLPRDISEDHVILMDSTVSTGAAAMMAVRVLLDHDVQEDKVLLVSLLMAELGVHSVAYAFPRVKIITTAVDKSLDDLLHVIPGIGDFGDRYFGTDGISSWSDKEQQEAHSCSPEV